From a single Miscanthus floridulus cultivar M001 chromosome 8, ASM1932011v1, whole genome shotgun sequence genomic region:
- the LOC136473858 gene encoding 3-oxoacyl-[acyl-carrier-protein] reductase 4-like isoform X2 encodes MAAAAAAAALASPAAIRASPVRRGLFSFAPALRSGPDRSSRAVALPGVRTHVAAVDQAIVQGETKLEGPVVVVTGASRGIGKATALALGKAGCKVLVNYARSSKEAEEVSKEIEASGGQAITFGGDVSKEADVESMIKTAVDTWGTIDVLVNNARITRDTLLMRMKKSQWQDVIDLNLTGVFLCTQAATKVMMKKKKGRIINIASVVGLTGNAGQANYAAAKAGVIGFTKTVAREYASRNINANVIAPGFIASDMTAELGEELEKKILSTIPLGRYGRPEDVAGLVEFLALSPAASYITGQVLTIDGGMVI; translated from the exons atggccgctgccgccgccgccgccgcgctcgcctCCCCGGCGGCCATCCGCGCATCGCCGGTGCGCCGCGGCCTCTTCAGCTTCGCCCCTGCGCTCCGCTCCGGCCCCGACCGCAGCTCCCGCGCCGTCGCCCTCCCCG GTGTAAGAACTCATGTTGCGGCTGTGGATCAAGCCATTGTACAAGGTGAGACAAAGTTGGAAGGTCCTGTGGTTGTTGTTACTGGTGCTTCCAGGGGGATTGGAAAGGCCACTGCATTGGCTCTTGGAAAAGCAGGCTGCAAG GTCTTGGTGAATTATGCCCGATCTTCAAAGGAGGCTGAAGAAGTCTCCAAGGAG AttgaagcatctggaggccaagCCATTACCTTTGGAGGAGATGTTTCCAAAGAGGctgatgttgaatcaatgataaaAACG GCTGTTGATACATGGGGAACAATTGATGTACTAGTCAATAATGCAA GAATCACACGGGACACGTTGTTGATGAGAATGAAGAAATCACAGTGGCAAGATGTGATTGATTTGAATCTTACAGGCGTTTTCCTTTGCACGCAG gctgcaacaaaagtaatgatgaagaagaaaaag GGAAGAATTATCAACATAGCATCAGTTGTTGGTCTTACTGGTAATGCTGGACAAGCTAATTACGCTGCTGCCAAGGCTGGGGTTATTGGGTTCACAAAAACAGTTGCTAGGGAGTATGCCAGCAGAAATATTAAT GCAAATGTTATTGCTCCTGGATTTATTGCATCAGATATGACCGCTGAACTTGGTGAAGAGCTAGAGAAGAAAATTCTGTCAACTATTCCCTTAG GGCGATATGGTCGTCCAGAGGATGTAGCAGGTCTGGTGGAATTCTTAGCCCTCAGCCCTGCTGCAAGCTACATCACTGGACAG GTCCTTACAATCGATGGAGGCATGGTGATATAA
- the LOC136473858 gene encoding 3-oxoacyl-[acyl-carrier-protein] reductase 4-like isoform X1 — protein MAAAAAAAALASPAAIRASPVRRGLFSFAPALRSGPDRSSRAVALPGVRTHVAAVDQAIVQGETKLEGPVVVVTGASRGIGKATALALGKAGCKNIMKAVIKLQVLVNYARSSKEAEEVSKEIEASGGQAITFGGDVSKEADVESMIKTAVDTWGTIDVLVNNARITRDTLLMRMKKSQWQDVIDLNLTGVFLCTQAATKVMMKKKKGRIINIASVVGLTGNAGQANYAAAKAGVIGFTKTVAREYASRNINANVIAPGFIASDMTAELGEELEKKILSTIPLGRYGRPEDVAGLVEFLALSPAASYITGQVLTIDGGMVI, from the exons atggccgctgccgccgccgccgccgcgctcgcctCCCCGGCGGCCATCCGCGCATCGCCGGTGCGCCGCGGCCTCTTCAGCTTCGCCCCTGCGCTCCGCTCCGGCCCCGACCGCAGCTCCCGCGCCGTCGCCCTCCCCG GTGTAAGAACTCATGTTGCGGCTGTGGATCAAGCCATTGTACAAGGTGAGACAAAGTTGGAAGGTCCTGTGGTTGTTGTTACTGGTGCTTCCAGGGGGATTGGAAAGGCCACTGCATTGGCTCTTGGAAAAGCAGGCTGCAAG AATATTATGAAAGCTGTGATTAAACTTCAGGTCTTGGTGAATTATGCCCGATCTTCAAAGGAGGCTGAAGAAGTCTCCAAGGAG AttgaagcatctggaggccaagCCATTACCTTTGGAGGAGATGTTTCCAAAGAGGctgatgttgaatcaatgataaaAACG GCTGTTGATACATGGGGAACAATTGATGTACTAGTCAATAATGCAA GAATCACACGGGACACGTTGTTGATGAGAATGAAGAAATCACAGTGGCAAGATGTGATTGATTTGAATCTTACAGGCGTTTTCCTTTGCACGCAG gctgcaacaaaagtaatgatgaagaagaaaaag GGAAGAATTATCAACATAGCATCAGTTGTTGGTCTTACTGGTAATGCTGGACAAGCTAATTACGCTGCTGCCAAGGCTGGGGTTATTGGGTTCACAAAAACAGTTGCTAGGGAGTATGCCAGCAGAAATATTAAT GCAAATGTTATTGCTCCTGGATTTATTGCATCAGATATGACCGCTGAACTTGGTGAAGAGCTAGAGAAGAAAATTCTGTCAACTATTCCCTTAG GGCGATATGGTCGTCCAGAGGATGTAGCAGGTCTGGTGGAATTCTTAGCCCTCAGCCCTGCTGCAAGCTACATCACTGGACAG GTCCTTACAATCGATGGAGGCATGGTGATATAA